One Microlunatus soli genomic window carries:
- a CDS encoding FAD-dependent oxidoreductase, whose protein sequence is MKPLVVAVVGAGPSGIYAAEALIQQSEIPINVAVIDKLPVPFGLVRYGVAPDHPSIRSIRNTLERTLEREDVRFFGNVAIGRDLSVEELRGATDAVIYAYGAASDRHLGVTGEELTGSIAAPDLVAWYCGNPDVHPETSIHDQQQHNPVEELITRTREAVVVGAGNVALDVVRVLIKNNDELDDTDMADEVLAVLADKSVTDVHLLARRGPAYTAFTTKELRELGKLTDVDLVLEPADFELNEVDRAVVAADKVAARNLAAMEDWLQREPSGASRRIHLHFWTRPTKINSSDDPAAVGAVEIERTRLNGEGRLESAGDLPAIEAQLVVRSVGYRGTALDGVPYDEGTGRVPHAAGHVLRDGTFSPDEYVTGWIKRGPTGVIGTNKSDAVETVQALLHDVADEALSAGHSIDELTDLLAARGVTPLGMADWHRIDAAEVSRGQGHGRDRTTIAHRSELLAAAADDQ, encoded by the coding sequence ATGAAGCCGCTGGTGGTTGCTGTCGTCGGAGCCGGTCCGTCCGGCATCTACGCCGCTGAGGCGTTGATCCAGCAGTCGGAGATCCCGATCAATGTCGCCGTCATCGACAAGTTGCCGGTGCCGTTCGGGCTGGTCCGATACGGCGTCGCGCCGGACCACCCGAGCATCCGGTCGATCCGCAACACCCTGGAACGAACGCTGGAGCGGGAGGACGTCCGCTTCTTCGGCAACGTCGCGATCGGTCGCGACCTGAGCGTCGAGGAACTGCGCGGCGCAACCGATGCGGTGATCTATGCCTATGGAGCCGCCAGTGACCGGCATCTCGGGGTGACCGGCGAGGAGCTGACCGGTAGTATCGCCGCCCCCGACCTGGTCGCCTGGTATTGCGGCAATCCCGACGTCCATCCCGAGACCAGCATCCATGATCAGCAGCAGCACAACCCGGTCGAGGAGTTGATCACCCGGACCCGGGAGGCGGTGGTCGTCGGCGCCGGCAATGTCGCCCTGGACGTGGTCCGGGTGCTGATCAAGAACAACGACGAGCTGGACGACACCGACATGGCCGACGAGGTACTGGCGGTGCTGGCCGACAAGTCGGTCACCGATGTGCACCTGCTGGCCCGTCGCGGACCGGCCTACACGGCGTTCACCACCAAGGAACTCCGTGAGCTCGGCAAACTGACCGATGTGGACCTCGTCCTGGAGCCGGCCGACTTCGAGCTCAACGAGGTGGACCGCGCGGTGGTCGCCGCCGACAAGGTCGCCGCACGCAACCTGGCGGCGATGGAGGACTGGCTGCAGCGTGAACCGTCCGGCGCCTCGCGGCGGATCCATCTGCACTTCTGGACCCGGCCGACCAAGATCAACAGTTCCGACGATCCGGCGGCTGTCGGTGCGGTCGAGATCGAACGGACCAGATTGAACGGCGAGGGCCGGCTGGAGTCGGCCGGGGACCTGCCGGCGATCGAGGCCCAGTTGGTGGTGCGCTCGGTCGGCTACCGCGGCACCGCCCTGGACGGCGTCCCGTACGACGAGGGCACCGGACGGGTGCCGCATGCGGCCGGCCACGTGCTCCGGGACGGCACCTTCTCACCCGACGAATACGTGACCGGCTGGATCAAGCGGGGGCCGACCGGCGTGATCGGCACCAACAAATCCGACGCAGTGGAGACAGTGCAGGCGCTGTTGCACGACGTCGCCGACGAGGCGCTGTCCGCCGGCCACAGCATCGACGAACTCACCGACCTGCTGGCTGCTCGCGGTGTGACGCCGCTGGGGATGGCCGACTGGCATCGGATCGACGCCGCCGAGGTGTCCCGCGGTCAGGGACACGGCCGGGACCGGACGACCATCGCTCATCGATCCGAGTTGCTGGCCGCCGCAGCCGACGATCAGTAG
- a CDS encoding anthrone oxygenase family protein produces the protein MIIATMIILLLATVTSGLTAGLFWAFGYAVMPALRRTDDRTFAEVMNQINVVILNGWFALCFGGAAIFGVLAVIVVAVGGSAALPWTITAVAVYAASLIITFAVNIPLNNALASTSQRAAFEGRWNRANVLRATGHTIAFVAFGTALLVY, from the coding sequence ATGATCATCGCGACCATGATCATCCTGCTGCTGGCGACGGTGACATCGGGACTGACCGCCGGACTGTTCTGGGCCTTCGGTTACGCGGTGATGCCGGCGCTACGGCGGACCGACGACCGCACCTTCGCCGAGGTGATGAACCAGATCAACGTCGTCATCCTGAACGGCTGGTTCGCCCTGTGTTTCGGCGGTGCTGCGATCTTCGGTGTGTTGGCGGTGATCGTGGTCGCGGTCGGCGGATCGGCGGCGCTGCCCTGGACGATCACGGCGGTCGCCGTCTACGCAGCCTCGCTGATCATCACGTTCGCGGTGAACATCCCGCTGAACAATGCGCTGGCCTCGACCTCGCAGCGTGCCGCGTTCGAGGGTCGCTGGAATCGAGCCAACGTGCTGCGGGCGACCGGGCACACGATCGCCTTCGTGGCCTTCGGGACCGCGTTGCTGGTCTACTGA
- a CDS encoding NAD(P)H-binding protein, which translates to MTTTTVLVLGGTGKTGRRIADRLDRRNDVTVRIGSRSAPVPFDWTDAGTWAAALAGVDAVYLSYQPDLAVPGAERVIGDFCDLAVAAGVRRIVLLSGRGENEAEACERIVQQTGLQTTVLRCSWFDQNFSEDYMIDGILDGELVLPVGDVPDPFIDAEDIADVATAALLDGRHAGQVYELTGPRSISFADAVKEISRATGREITFSTVAVDAYLAALRDQQVPTEVVDLLGYLFRTVLDGRNSEVADGVQRALGREPADFADFAERTAAADGWQQRS; encoded by the coding sequence ATGACCACGACAACTGTTCTCGTCCTCGGCGGCACCGGCAAGACCGGCCGCCGGATCGCCGACCGCCTCGATCGCCGCAACGACGTGACCGTCCGGATCGGCTCCCGGTCGGCGCCCGTCCCCTTCGACTGGACCGATGCCGGCACCTGGGCCGCGGCACTCGCGGGTGTCGACGCGGTCTACCTCAGCTATCAGCCCGATCTGGCGGTGCCGGGCGCCGAGCGGGTCATCGGCGACTTCTGCGACCTGGCCGTCGCGGCCGGCGTCCGGCGGATCGTCCTGCTGTCCGGTCGCGGCGAGAACGAGGCCGAAGCCTGCGAGCGGATCGTCCAGCAGACCGGCCTGCAGACAACGGTGCTGCGCTGCAGCTGGTTCGATCAGAACTTCAGCGAGGACTACATGATCGACGGAATCCTGGACGGTGAGCTGGTGCTTCCGGTCGGCGACGTGCCGGACCCGTTCATCGACGCCGAGGACATCGCCGATGTCGCCACGGCTGCCCTGCTGGACGGACGGCATGCCGGTCAGGTCTACGAACTGACCGGCCCACGGTCGATCAGCTTTGCCGATGCGGTCAAGGAGATCTCTCGTGCGACGGGCCGGGAGATCACCTTCAGCACGGTCGCCGTCGACGCCTATCTGGCGGCACTCCGGGACCAGCAGGTGCCCACCGAGGTGGTGGATCTGCTCGGCTACCTGTTCCGTACGGTGCTGGACGGTCGCAATTCCGAGGTCGCGGACGGCGTCCAGCGGGCCCTCGGTCGGGAGCCGGCCGACTTCGCCGACTTTGCCGAGCGCACCGCGGCCGCCGACGGCTGGCAGCAGCGATCATGA
- a CDS encoding AraC family transcriptional regulator, whose translation MDALSSLLAGPQAREAHLLRMQMTPPWALRIEDRAPLAVLVMVEGTATITPDGADEPVFLEQGDAVVALGATPYLAADRPGRAPQVLILPGDRCVDLSGADVSERMSLGVRSWGNSADPESVMLIGTYQRPEAVSRRLLESLPGLLVLPAADQPEAFVDVLSAEMIKDEPGQTAVLDRLLDLLLIAVLRNWFTRHTESAPGWYRASADPQIGRVLGLIHDHPDRPWTVSVLAAEVGVSRAALARRFGSMVGESPMSYLTGWRLALAADLLREPDLTLETIARRVGYGSAFALSTAFKREHGVSPRDYRANAA comes from the coding sequence ATGGACGCGCTGAGCAGTCTGTTGGCCGGTCCGCAGGCGCGGGAAGCCCACCTGTTGCGGATGCAGATGACACCCCCGTGGGCGTTGCGGATCGAGGATCGTGCTCCGTTGGCCGTGCTGGTGATGGTCGAGGGGACTGCGACGATCACGCCCGACGGGGCCGACGAGCCGGTGTTCCTGGAGCAGGGCGACGCCGTCGTCGCGCTCGGCGCCACGCCGTATCTGGCCGCTGATCGCCCGGGCCGAGCACCGCAGGTGTTGATCTTGCCCGGTGACCGCTGCGTCGACCTCAGCGGTGCCGATGTCAGTGAGCGGATGAGCCTCGGAGTCCGCAGCTGGGGGAACAGTGCCGACCCCGAGTCCGTCATGTTGATCGGCACCTATCAGCGTCCCGAGGCCGTCAGCCGCAGACTGCTGGAATCCCTGCCAGGGTTGCTGGTGCTGCCGGCCGCCGACCAACCCGAGGCCTTCGTCGACGTGCTGTCGGCAGAGATGATCAAGGATGAGCCAGGACAGACCGCGGTGCTGGACCGACTGCTGGATCTGCTGCTGATCGCGGTGCTGCGCAACTGGTTCACCCGGCACACCGAGAGCGCGCCGGGATGGTATCGGGCGTCGGCCGATCCTCAGATCGGTCGGGTGCTCGGGCTGATCCATGATCATCCGGATCGGCCGTGGACGGTCAGCGTGCTGGCGGCCGAGGTCGGTGTGTCGCGCGCGGCGCTGGCCCGTCGCTTCGGCTCGATGGTGGGAGAGTCGCCGATGAGCTACCTGACGGGCTGGCGTCTCGCGTTGGCCGCGGATCTGTTGCGCGAACCGGACCTCACCCTGGAGACGATCGCTCGCCGGGTCGGCTACGGCAGCGCCTTCGCGTTGAGCACCGCCTTCAAACGTGAGCACGGCGTGAGCCCGCGGGACTACCGGGCGAACGCCGCTTGA
- a CDS encoding ArsR/SmtB family transcription factor — MIPDPTGPQLETAARTFALLAAPVRLHLVALASEGEYDVGTLSERVGVSIATASQHLSKLRLSGVISARRDGRRQIYTVDDPHVITMVEQIFEHIAPDGTLAPDPPMPDRR; from the coding sequence GTGATCCCCGACCCGACCGGCCCGCAGCTCGAAACGGCGGCCCGCACCTTCGCGCTATTGGCGGCGCCCGTGCGGCTGCATCTGGTGGCGCTGGCCTCGGAGGGCGAGTACGACGTCGGCACGCTGTCCGAGCGGGTCGGTGTCTCGATCGCCACCGCGAGTCAGCACCTGTCCAAGTTGCGGTTGTCCGGGGTGATCAGTGCCCGCCGGGACGGGCGCCGGCAGATCTACACCGTCGACGACCCGCACGTGATCACCATGGTCGAGCAGATCTTCGAACACATCGCACCGGACGGCACCCTGGCTCCCGACCCTCCGATGCCGGACCGACGCTAG
- a CDS encoding sodium:proton exchanger: protein MGLVLRALRPVLICLAVAAPAVVLRLLGVELPAPVALLVFGAAVVAASFMLAWAAEAAEHDISGGLAIAILAVIVVLPEYAVDLYFAYTAGSNPEHVAYAAANMTGSNRLLLGVGWAVVVIVALAVAGKRSGRPVKAVVLDTGYRLELGFLAIASILSFLIPISGRIHLVLGIALLGLFVFYLVRAAQGESDDELDLVGPAARIGDLPTAQRRGLVIGLFVVAAGLILFCAEPFANALVDSGTVLGIDQFLLVQWLAPLASEAPELIVAVIFAVRGKAAPAIGMLISAKVNQWTLLVGSLPVAYLAGGGSVALPMDGRQVEEFVLTAAQTLLGIAALLSLRFSRVLAWTLFGLFVVQFLIPGTEGRLILSAVYGVLAIGAMIMHRRQLIPTLLAPFRREAAIVAHEPEPVRDRASVG from the coding sequence ATGGGCCTCGTGCTTCGAGCTCTACGCCCCGTGCTGATCTGCCTGGCCGTCGCTGCGCCGGCGGTCGTGCTTCGGCTGCTCGGCGTCGAGTTGCCGGCACCGGTTGCGCTGCTGGTCTTCGGTGCTGCGGTGGTCGCAGCCTCGTTCATGCTGGCCTGGGCCGCCGAGGCTGCCGAGCACGACATCTCCGGTGGACTGGCGATCGCGATCCTGGCGGTGATCGTGGTGCTGCCGGAGTACGCGGTCGACCTCTATTTCGCCTACACCGCGGGCAGCAACCCCGAGCACGTCGCTTATGCGGCTGCCAACATGACCGGCTCCAACCGGTTGCTGCTCGGCGTCGGTTGGGCGGTGGTGGTGATCGTCGCGCTCGCCGTGGCCGGCAAGCGTTCCGGCCGCCCGGTCAAGGCCGTGGTGCTGGACACCGGGTACCGACTCGAGCTCGGCTTCCTGGCGATCGCCTCGATCCTGTCGTTCCTCATCCCGATCAGCGGCCGGATCCACCTGGTCCTCGGGATCGCGCTGCTCGGCCTGTTCGTGTTCTATCTCGTGCGCGCCGCGCAGGGGGAGTCCGACGACGAGCTGGACCTGGTCGGCCCCGCCGCCCGGATCGGCGACCTGCCCACGGCGCAGCGCCGTGGCCTGGTGATCGGACTCTTCGTGGTGGCCGCCGGGCTGATCCTGTTCTGCGCCGAACCGTTCGCCAACGCGCTGGTGGACAGCGGCACCGTGCTCGGCATCGACCAGTTCCTGCTGGTGCAGTGGCTGGCGCCGCTGGCCTCGGAGGCTCCCGAGCTGATCGTCGCAGTGATCTTCGCCGTCCGCGGCAAGGCTGCTCCCGCGATCGGCATGCTGATCTCGGCCAAGGTCAACCAATGGACGCTGCTGGTCGGCAGCCTGCCGGTGGCCTATCTCGCCGGCGGCGGCTCGGTCGCGCTGCCGATGGACGGACGTCAGGTGGAGGAGTTCGTCCTCACCGCCGCGCAGACGCTGCTCGGCATCGCGGCCCTGCTGAGTCTGCGGTTCTCCCGGGTGCTGGCGTGGACGCTGTTCGGCCTGTTCGTCGTGCAATTCCTGATCCCTGGCACCGAGGGCCGGCTGATCCTCTCCGCGGTCTACGGTGTGCTGGCGATCGGTGCGATGATCATGCATCGCCGGCAGCTGATCCCGACGTTGCTCGCTCCCTTCCGGCGGGAAGCCGCGATCGTGGCCCACGAGCCGGAACCGGTCCGGGATCGGGCATCGGTGGGCTGA
- a CDS encoding phosphotransferase enzyme family protein, producing MIDDDPYERCLPTAELAVEIGHRYGLGRPDRWRDLGGSFTTNVLLEFGETARVARIHRDWTTPERLAALQGARRAIAAAGIPTVTPLPDPTGDTMITVDNGRLVELEPFVTWNRRMNTPDLLRVGFGALARVHDSLRTADLPAAADTVAYANHLSSADAAALTRAGAERMRSWQDPMLGDYPDAVVRHVDTVTALESELADVQRRQLVHGDFWDNNVLFADDQLAAVIDVDFMAERWRIDDLALTIWFFLLEPGRGLPDAGDRRMVRELLDRYDAATTEPLSRAERLALPLAVARQPAWSAGRWIRDLDDDGARKHAVAAVGELPVAQAVLQDLELWRQDLTAN from the coding sequence GTGATCGACGACGACCCGTACGAGAGATGTCTGCCGACGGCGGAGCTTGCCGTGGAGATCGGCCACCGGTACGGTCTCGGTCGTCCCGACCGGTGGCGGGATCTCGGCGGCAGCTTCACCACCAACGTGCTGCTCGAGTTCGGTGAGACGGCGCGGGTCGCGCGGATCCATCGGGACTGGACGACACCGGAGCGACTGGCCGCGTTGCAGGGCGCCCGCCGGGCGATCGCGGCGGCCGGCATTCCGACCGTGACACCACTACCGGATCCGACCGGCGACACAATGATCACCGTGGACAACGGCCGGCTGGTCGAGCTCGAACCGTTTGTCACCTGGAACCGCCGGATGAACACCCCCGACCTGCTGCGCGTCGGCTTCGGCGCCCTCGCGCGTGTCCATGACTCACTTCGCACGGCCGACCTGCCCGCGGCGGCCGACACCGTCGCGTACGCCAACCATCTGTCCTCGGCCGACGCGGCGGCGCTGACCCGCGCGGGCGCCGAGCGGATGAGATCCTGGCAGGACCCGATGCTCGGGGACTATCCCGACGCCGTCGTCCGACATGTCGACACGGTCACTGCGCTGGAGTCCGAACTGGCCGACGTTCAACGTCGACAGCTCGTGCACGGCGACTTCTGGGACAACAACGTGTTGTTTGCCGATGATCAACTCGCCGCGGTGATCGACGTCGACTTCATGGCCGAACGGTGGCGGATCGATGATCTTGCGTTGACGATCTGGTTCTTCCTGCTGGAGCCGGGACGCGGCCTACCGGACGCCGGCGACCGCCGGATGGTCCGCGAACTTCTGGACCGCTACGACGCGGCAACGACCGAACCCTTGTCGCGGGCCGAGCGGTTGGCGTTGCCGCTGGCGGTCGCGCGCCAGCCTGCCTGGTCCGCCGGCCGCTGGATCCGGGATCTGGACGACGACGGGGCCCGCAAGCATGCCGTTGCCGCAGTCGGCGAACTACCGGTCGCACAGGCCGTCCTGCAGGACCTGGAGCTGTGGCGGCAGGACCTGACAGCGAACTGA
- a CDS encoding DUF3037 domain-containing protein, producing MSLYPYSYAILRAVPRVERGEFVNVGVIIYCQQLDFLRAAAAIDPDRIRALDHGADIATIERAVDAVLAACEQSTGSNRENSGLVTRFGMLTAPRSTVVQPSPVHVGLTSDPQATLEQLIDRLVRAPR from the coding sequence GTGAGCCTGTATCCCTACAGCTACGCGATCCTGCGTGCCGTTCCTCGAGTGGAACGTGGTGAGTTCGTCAACGTCGGAGTGATCATCTACTGCCAGCAGCTGGACTTCCTCCGTGCGGCCGCGGCGATCGACCCGGACCGGATCCGCGCTCTTGATCATGGAGCCGACATCGCCACCATCGAACGAGCCGTCGACGCCGTCCTCGCTGCGTGCGAGCAGAGCACCGGCAGCAATCGGGAGAACTCCGGGCTGGTCACCCGCTTCGGCATGCTGACCGCTCCACGCAGCACGGTCGTACAACCCTCGCCGGTGCACGTCGGCCTGACCTCCGATCCGCAAGCCACGCTGGAACAATTGATCGACCGGCTCGTCCGCGCGCCGCGCTGA
- a CDS encoding HipA family kinase: MSSPSVPAVQSLLPSVRAITYLTPLREGGSLPAIMEADDLGTYVVKFTGAGQGAKALVAEIIVGELARAVGIRTPDLALIEVAGELGRSEPDFEVQELVLASAGVNLAVDYLPGSIGFDASISVPAEEASRIVWLDALVANVDRSARNTNLLLWHRDLWAIDHGACLRFHHAWGDPQRFARSAYRYDDHVLAAVGDPRSVHDQLSSVITGELLDTITALVPDAWLSPDADRPDPNAPADADAARVAYRDYLLARLDSATEWLP; this comes from the coding sequence GTGAGCTCACCGTCCGTGCCTGCCGTGCAGTCGCTGCTGCCGTCGGTCCGCGCGATCACCTACCTGACGCCGTTGCGTGAGGGTGGATCGTTGCCGGCGATCATGGAGGCCGACGACCTCGGCACCTACGTCGTCAAGTTCACCGGCGCCGGCCAGGGCGCCAAGGCGTTGGTGGCCGAGATCATCGTCGGGGAGCTGGCCCGTGCGGTGGGGATCCGGACGCCGGACCTCGCCCTGATCGAGGTCGCCGGCGAACTCGGCCGATCCGAGCCCGATTTCGAGGTGCAGGAGCTGGTGCTGGCCAGCGCGGGGGTCAACCTCGCCGTGGACTATCTACCCGGCTCCATCGGCTTCGACGCCAGCATCAGTGTGCCGGCCGAGGAAGCATCCCGGATCGTCTGGCTGGACGCCCTGGTGGCCAACGTCGACCGCAGCGCACGGAACACCAACCTGCTGCTGTGGCATCGGGATCTGTGGGCGATCGATCACGGCGCCTGCCTGCGTTTCCATCACGCCTGGGGTGACCCGCAGCGCTTCGCTCGTTCGGCCTACCGCTACGACGACCACGTGTTGGCAGCCGTCGGCGATCCGCGCAGCGTCCATGATCAACTCAGTTCCGTGATCACCGGTGAACTGCTGGACACGATCACCGCTCTGGTCCCGGACGCCTGGCTCTCCCCCGACGCCGACCGCCCCGATCCGAATGCTCCTGCCGACGCCGACGCGGCCCGGGTCGCCTACCGCGATTATCTGCTGGCCCGGCTGGACAGCGCGACGGAGTGGTTGCCGTGA
- a CDS encoding arylsulfatase, translated as MSNQPYAPSSRASGSRARKHDRPNVMLICVDQMRGDAMSGAGHPIVKTPHLDEIAGQGTRFARAYSATPTCVPARVALFTGQSPERHGRTGYRDGIPFSEAHPVTLQGVLRDNGYQTQAIGKMHVFPERSRCGFDDVRLHDGFLHFGRRAGGRHLEANDDYLTWLRRQPGMDAHADYFDDGVGCNSMVSIPWTRDEYLHPTNWVVHETLDWLQRRDPTVPFFSYVSFHRPHAPFNPPPWAFDQYVHGPRVEPPRGDWIDDFADFRRDNYHQTVMGRLDPESHHRTTSGYYGLISHIDLQINRLIEGLADHELLDDTMIIFVSDHGDMMGDHDMYRKSVGYEGSAHVPMIIRPAPRFSPDAPKGQVITEVTELRDIMPTVLEAAAVSVPDAVDGASLLPYVSGRRPADWRREIHGEHTHFAQSLQWVTDGKRKYLWASEKGIEQFFDLQADPRELHNLIDDPSRAAEIADWRGRLIDYLDGREEGFVRDGELVVGRPVQTERSDITALIGG; from the coding sequence GTGAGCAACCAGCCCTACGCCCCGAGTTCCCGTGCCTCCGGCAGCCGAGCCCGCAAGCATGATCGCCCCAATGTGATGCTGATCTGTGTTGATCAGATGCGTGGCGACGCGATGTCCGGCGCCGGGCACCCGATCGTCAAGACCCCACATCTGGATGAGATCGCCGGTCAGGGGACACGGTTCGCCCGGGCCTACTCGGCGACGCCGACCTGCGTCCCCGCGCGGGTGGCGCTGTTCACCGGCCAGTCCCCGGAACGGCACGGTCGCACCGGCTACCGGGACGGCATCCCGTTCTCCGAGGCCCATCCGGTGACCTTGCAGGGCGTGCTGCGGGACAACGGCTACCAGACGCAGGCCATCGGCAAGATGCACGTCTTTCCCGAACGCTCCCGCTGCGGCTTCGACGACGTCCGGCTGCACGACGGCTTCCTGCACTTCGGCCGCCGGGCCGGCGGCCGCCACCTGGAGGCGAACGACGACTATCTGACCTGGCTGCGCCGGCAGCCCGGGATGGACGCCCACGCCGACTACTTCGACGACGGCGTCGGCTGCAACTCGATGGTCTCCATCCCGTGGACCCGCGACGAATACCTGCATCCGACCAACTGGGTGGTGCACGAAACCCTGGACTGGCTGCAACGCCGGGACCCCACCGTGCCGTTCTTCTCCTACGTGTCGTTCCATCGGCCGCACGCGCCGTTCAACCCGCCGCCGTGGGCCTTCGACCAGTACGTTCACGGTCCGCGGGTGGAGCCGCCGCGCGGCGACTGGATCGACGACTTCGCCGACTTCCGCCGGGACAACTATCACCAGACCGTGATGGGCCGGCTCGATCCCGAGTCCCATCACCGGACCACCAGCGGCTACTACGGATTGATCAGCCACATCGACCTGCAGATCAACCGGCTGATCGAAGGTTTGGCCGATCATGAACTTCTGGACGACACGATGATCATCTTCGTCTCCGATCATGGCGACATGATGGGTGATCACGACATGTACCGGAAGTCGGTGGGCTACGAAGGCAGTGCACACGTGCCGATGATCATCCGGCCGGCGCCACGCTTCAGCCCCGATGCGCCGAAGGGCCAGGTGATCACCGAAGTCACCGAGCTGCGCGACATCATGCCGACCGTGCTGGAGGCGGCCGCCGTGTCCGTCCCGGACGCCGTCGACGGGGCAAGTCTGTTGCCGTACGTCTCGGGCCGTCGCCCGGCCGACTGGCGCCGTGAGATCCACGGCGAACACACGCATTTTGCGCAGTCGCTGCAGTGGGTGACCGACGGCAAGCGGAAATACCTGTGGGCCTCGGAGAAGGGGATCGAGCAGTTCTTCGATCTCCAGGCCGATCCGCGGGAGCTGCACAACCTGATCGACGATCCGTCCCGGGCGGCGGAGATCGCCGACTGGCGCGGTCGGCTGATCGATTATCTCGACGGACGCGAGGAAGGCTTCGTTCGCGACGGCGAACTGGTTGTCGGCCGACCGGTGCAGACCGAACGGTCCGACATCACAGCGCTGATCGGTGGGTGA
- a CDS encoding glycoside hydrolase family 43 protein — MTHVPPSRPAHPISRRAVLGVTGGALAFTALGGSVHAAAAAGYQNPVEPTNHPDPAVLYADGAFYLYSTAGSMGAMPVLTSPDLINWTEVGNGMPVIASWSVPGRHWAPEVIEVNGGYHSYYTARRGDLDQQAVSVSVADSPSGPFVDERTEPLVAQTDEGGSIDASPFRDADGSLWLLWKNDGNAKGLPSYIYLQRLTDDGLQLQGEPQRIIGMDRPYEKYTIEGASVVIVDGVYYCLYSTGEYWNESYGVCWASAPSITGPWTKGGDGPILIANDVASGPGHGMPIKVGPHWWYVYHAWQPSGEPSGRLVWLSRLKFTDDGPVIDGPTVQNPLTPKAR; from the coding sequence ATGACGCATGTACCCCCGTCCCGTCCGGCCCACCCGATCAGCCGAAGGGCGGTGCTGGGAGTCACCGGTGGCGCGCTGGCGTTCACCGCACTCGGCGGCTCGGTGCACGCAGCCGCCGCAGCCGGCTATCAGAATCCGGTCGAGCCGACCAACCATCCCGACCCGGCGGTGCTGTACGCCGACGGCGCGTTCTACCTCTACTCGACTGCCGGCAGCATGGGCGCGATGCCGGTGCTGACCTCACCAGACCTGATCAACTGGACCGAGGTCGGCAACGGGATGCCGGTGATCGCCTCCTGGTCGGTGCCGGGGCGGCACTGGGCGCCCGAGGTGATCGAGGTGAACGGCGGCTATCACTCCTACTACACCGCCCGTCGCGGAGATCTTGATCAACAGGCGGTGTCGGTGTCGGTCGCCGACTCGCCGAGCGGGCCGTTCGTCGACGAGCGGACCGAGCCGCTGGTCGCACAGACCGATGAGGGCGGCAGCATCGATGCCTCGCCGTTCCGCGACGCCGACGGATCGCTGTGGCTGCTGTGGAAGAACGACGGCAACGCCAAAGGGCTGCCGTCCTACATCTACCTGCAACGGCTGACCGACGACGGTCTGCAGTTGCAGGGTGAGCCGCAGCGGATCATCGGGATGGACCGGCCGTACGAGAAGTACACCATCGAGGGCGCGTCGGTGGTGATCGTCGACGGCGTCTACTACTGCCTCTACTCGACCGGCGAATACTGGAACGAGAGCTACGGCGTCTGCTGGGCGTCGGCACCGAGCATCACCGGTCCATGGACCAAGGGCGGCGACGGGCCGATCCTCATCGCCAACGACGTCGCCTCCGGTCCCGGACACGGGATGCCGATCAAGGTCGGTCCGCACTGGTGGTACGTCTACCACGCCTGGCAGCCCAGCGGTGAGCCGTCCGGCCGGCTGGTCTGGCTGTCCCGGCTGAAGTTCACCGACGACGGCCCGGTGATCGACGGGCCGACGGTGCAGAACCCGCTCACACCCAAAGCGCGGTAA